In the Brevundimonas sp. MF30-B genome, CTGTTCGCGTCCTCCACGTAATCGGTCCAGGGCGTCGGCCGAACCGTCACGCCTTCCTTCGCCAGCGCCTGGCTCAACCGCTCCAGCACCCCCGGCCACTGGCCGGCGTACGACGGGTCGGCGGGGTCGGGCGTCAGGACGGCGATCTGGGTCATGGGCGTGTCTTAGAAGATGAAACGATATCCGAAAATCCTTCTCCCCGCCGGGGGAGAAGGTGGCTTGCGGAGCAAGACGGATGAGGGGGACGTGTCCTCATCCTGATCGTCGGACGTTGAGCCTCGATCCGCCCGCCCCCTCATCCGAGCCGCTCACGCGGCCCACCTTCTCCCCCGAGGGGAGGAGGGTGAACTGGCGCCTCTCCCGTTTCCTCTGTAAGGGGCGCGGCCATGACCCAGACCCCTGCCTCTCCCGTCCGCTTCGACGTCTGCGCCGTCGGCAACGCCATCGTCGACGTGCTGAGCCCGTGCGAGCCCGCCTTCCTGGACGGGCGCGGCCTGACGCCGGGCTCGATGCAGCTCGTGGACGAGGCCCAGAGCGCGGACCTCTACGCCGCCATGGCCGCGGGCGTCGAGGCGTCCGGCGGGTCGGCCGGCAACACCGTCGCGGGCGTCGGCTCGTTCGGCGGGCGCGCGGCCTATGTCGGCAAGGTCGCGCCCGATCAGCTGGGCGAAGTCTTTAGCCACGACATTCGCGCCGTCGGCGTGCATTTCGACACGCCGGCGCTGGAGGGCGGAGCGGGAACCGGTCGCTGCCTGATCAACGTCACGCCCGACGGCCAGCGCACCATGTGCACCTTCCTGGGCGCCGCCAACCAACTGTCGGTCGAGGACATCGACGCGGCGCTGATCGGCGACAGCGCCATCGTCTATCTGGAAGGCTATCTGTTCGACCCGGCGCCGGCGCGCGCGGCGTTCGAGCAGGCGGCCAAGGCCGCGCACGCGGCAGGCCGCAAGGTGGCGATCACCCTGTCGGACACCTTCGTGGTGGCCCGCTGGCGCGCCGAGCTGCTGGCCTTCATCGAAGTCTCGGCCGACATCGTCCTGGCCAATGAGGCCGAGCTCGCCGCCCTGTTCGAAACCGAGGACTTCGACGCTGCCTGCGATCGCCTGGCCGCCATGGCCGAGGTCGCCGCCGTCACGCGCGGCGCGGCAGGGTCTGTGATCATCCGGGGCGAAGAGCGTGTCGCCGTCGCCGCCTTCCCGGTCGACAAGGTGATCGACACCACCGGCGCCGGCGATCAATACGCCGCCGGCGTGTTGCTGGGACTGGCGCGCGGCCTGAGCCTGGCCGAGGCGGGCGCCCTGGGCTCGCTGGCGGCCGCGGAAGTCATCGCCCACTGGGGACCGCGCCCGATGACGTCGCTGATCGATTTGGCCAAGACCAAGGGTCTGACGCTCGGCGCCTGATCCCGCCCTTTGGACATGAAAAAGGCCCCGGATCGCTCCGGGGCCTTCGTCATATCTGGCTCTCGCCTGTCTAGACCCTGGGGCCTCGGCCTCGCAGTCCGCCCGCCACCAGTGCGATGACGAACAGGATGATGGCGATCACGGCGATGAACTTGGCGATCTCGAACGAGAAGTTCGCGATGCCGCCGAAGCCTAGAACGGCCGCGACCAGCGCGATGACGAGAAAGATGATGGCCCAACGTAGCATGAGGCGTCCTCCGAGCGGTTGATGTTCGGCGGAGCCCTTCCGCCAGATCAACCCAACGCTCCCTGCGACATAGCGTTCCCGCAAAGCTTGCCTACCAGCGGCGGCGATAGCGCTTCTCGGCACGCTTCTCCGTGATCATCGACGCGGCGATGGCGGCCAGCGCAGGGTTGCGCAGCAGCAAGAACAGGATGCCCAAGCCGCCTGCGGCGCCCAGCACAGGACGATGGCGGACGATGTGGATGATCTTTCCAGCCAGGCCTTCCGGCTCCTCATCATCTTCGTGGTCGTCCTTGCCCTTGCCCAGGAAGACCAAGGCCGTGACGATGCAGATCAGGGCGAAGACGCCCGTGGTCACGGCGGCGGCACCGAGCGGCGTCATCACCAGGGACAGGGCGTAAAAGACGGTGAAGCCGAGGGCGACCGTGGCCACCAGGGCGCTGGCCGCCACCACGGCGATGGCGGTCAGCTTTTTGAACAGCCCATCCAACATCAGCGGCGACGACCGCCGAGCAGCAGGCCGATGACGACCCCGACGCCGAGCGCGATCGCGGTCGACTGGACCGGGCGCTCCTGCACGCGTTCGGTGACGTAGCGCTGGGCTTCGTCGAAGCGCTCGGCGGCGTCATCGTAATATTCGCGGCTGCGGACGCGGGCCTGCTCGTAATAGCCGCGGGCGCGCTCGCGGGCTGCGTCGGCCTTGGCGCGAACGGCGCCCTCGGTCTCAGACGCCTTGGCCTTGAGGTTTTCCTTTTCCTCGCGGACGACGGTCTTCAGATCCTCCTTGAGGGTCTTCAGGTCGTTCTTGACGTCTTCTCGAGCCTTGGTCGTGGCCATGGTGCGCTCCGATGCGTGAAAGCTTGGCGTTATGTATAGGGAACCCCGCCTTGCAACGCCACTCGCCCGCCTGGGTTCCCCGCAACGCAGCAATGCCGCGCTGGGAAAGCCCGGCGCGGCGCATTAGGAATACGCGCATGACCCAATGGCTGTTCCCGCCCGCCCCCACGCCGTCGCTGCCCATCGCCGGCCGCCCCGAGCGGTTTCCGGTACGCCGCATCCTGTGCGTCGGTCAGAACTACGCCGCCCACGCGCGCGAGATGGGGGCGGACGGCCGCCCGGCGCCCTTCTTCTTCGCCAAGCCCGCCGACGCCCTGGTTACGGACGGCGCGAACCCCGCCTTTCCCGGCGAGACCCAGAACCTGCACCACGAGGTCGAGCTGGTCTGCGCCATCGGCGAGGGCGGCGCGATCGTCGGCTGGGCCGTCGGCTGCGACCTGACCCGGCGCGACATCCAGGCCGAGGCCAAGTCCAAGGGCCGGCCGTGGGAGGCGGCCAAGGCCTTCGATCAGTCCGCGCCCTGCGGCGCCCTGACCCTGGGCGACCTGCCCGACCCGGCCGGCCCCATCGCCCTGACAGTCAATGGGGAGACGCGCCAGTCCGGCCGGCTGGACGACATGATCTGGAGCCCGCAGGAGGTGCTGGTCCAGGCGCGGCGCTTCTGGGACGTTCAAGCCGGGGACCTGATCTTCACCGGCACGCCCGAGGGCGTCAGCCCGCTTCAGCCCGGCGACCGGGTCGAGGCCCTGGTGGCAGGCCTGTCGCCCCTCAGCTTCCGGATGGGCGCGCAATGATCCTGCACGGCTACTGGCGTTCGGGCACCAGCTATCGAACCCGCATCGCCCTGAATCTGAAGGGGCTGACCTATGAGACGCGGGGCGTCGACCTGCGCCAGGGCGCGCAGAAGACCGCTGATTTCCTGGCG is a window encoding:
- a CDS encoding adenosine kinase, translating into MTQTPASPVRFDVCAVGNAIVDVLSPCEPAFLDGRGLTPGSMQLVDEAQSADLYAAMAAGVEASGGSAGNTVAGVGSFGGRAAYVGKVAPDQLGEVFSHDIRAVGVHFDTPALEGGAGTGRCLINVTPDGQRTMCTFLGAANQLSVEDIDAALIGDSAIVYLEGYLFDPAPARAAFEQAAKAAHAAGRKVAITLSDTFVVARWRAELLAFIEVSADIVLANEAELAALFETEDFDAACDRLAAMAEVAAVTRGAAGSVIIRGEERVAVAAFPVDKVIDTTGAGDQYAAGVLLGLARGLSLAEAGALGSLAAAEVIAHWGPRPMTSLIDLAKTKGLTLGA
- a CDS encoding DUF1328 domain-containing protein, whose translation is MLRWAIIFLVIALVAAVLGFGGIANFSFEIAKFIAVIAIILFVIALVAGGLRGRGPRV
- a CDS encoding YqjD family protein; amino-acid sequence: MATTKAREDVKNDLKTLKEDLKTVVREEKENLKAKASETEGAVRAKADAARERARGYYEQARVRSREYYDDAAERFDEAQRYVTERVQERPVQSTAIALGVGVVIGLLLGGRRR
- a CDS encoding fumarylacetoacetate hydrolase family protein; its protein translation is MTQWLFPPAPTPSLPIAGRPERFPVRRILCVGQNYAAHAREMGADGRPAPFFFAKPADALVTDGANPAFPGETQNLHHEVELVCAIGEGGAIVGWAVGCDLTRRDIQAEAKSKGRPWEAAKAFDQSAPCGALTLGDLPDPAGPIALTVNGETRQSGRLDDMIWSPQEVLVQARRFWDVQAGDLIFTGTPEGVSPLQPGDRVEALVAGLSPLSFRMGAQ